One window of the Amia ocellicauda isolate fAmiCal2 chromosome 18, fAmiCal2.hap1, whole genome shotgun sequence genome contains the following:
- the nmnat1 gene encoding nicotinamide/nicotinic acid mononucleotide adenylyltransferase 1: MENRADRTKVVLLACGSFNPTTHMHLRMFELARDHLQHSGNYKVVKGIISPVGDSYKKKGLIEAHHRIAMATLATESSDWLKVDPWEGEQAEWVETAKVIRHHQEELYTGEVSKCEDEVDTVKIGRKRRWESREGVPVKQESQPTSNDAPRIKLLCGADVLESFAVPNLWKQEDITEIVGKYGLVCITRQGYDVEKFIYQSDILWKYRNNIHLVKEWITNEISATKVRRALRRGLSVKYLVPDPVVDYIHSHQLYSPESEEKNKDIILAPLQRYTQTMPVDPISHHQEEETKCEDVNTVKIVRKQSLESREGVPVKQESQPTSNDAPRIKFICGANVLESFSIPNLWKQEDITEIVGKYGLVCITRQGYDVEKFIYQSDILWKYRNNNHLVTVCMSNEISSTGVRRALRRGLSVKYHVPDPVVDYIHSHHLIWGGGILNIPPPEEAVIRLFGAQFLLTVTMPANFGGTWEMVSNVNLEGYMLALGIDPTIRKIALKLKHKKVVEQKGNYFMVKTMSPFRNYTFDFRVGEEFEEHTKGLDNRKCKSLVTWESDHLVCVQKGEKKDRGWTHWIQDDKLYLELRCEDQVCRQVFKKHP; this comes from the exons ATGGAGAACCGAGCCGACAGGACCAAAGTGGTGCTCCTGGCCTGCGGGTCCTTCAACCCCACCACGCACATGCACCTGCGGATGTTCGAGCTGGCGCGGGATCACCTGCAGCACAGTG GTAATTACAAAGTTGTAAAAGGCATAATTTCCCCGGTTGGCGACAGTTACAAGAAGAAGGGCCTGATTGAAGCCCACCACCGAATTGCCATGGCTACCCTCGCCACAGAGAGCTCTGACTGGCTGAAGGTGGACCCCTGGGAGGGAGAGCAGGCAGAGTGGGTGGAGACAGCAAAGGTGATCAG GCACCACCAGGAGGAGCTGTATACAGGGGAAGTTTCAAAGTGTGAAGACGAAGTAGACACTGTGAAAATCGGCAGGAAACGGCGGTGGGAGAGCAGAGAGGGAGTGCCTGTGAAGCAGGAGTCCCAGCCCACGAGTAATG ATGCTCCCCGAATTAAGTTGCTTTGTGGGGCTGATGTCCTGGAGTCCTTCGCAGTCCCGAATCTCTGGAAACAGGAAGACATCACAGAGATTGTGGGGAAGTATGGCTTGGTGTGCATCACGAGGCAAGGCTACGACGTGGAGAAGTTTATTTACCAGTCTGATATCCTCTGGAAGTACAGGAACAACATCCACCTCGTGAAGGAGTGGATAACCAATGAAATCTCCGCCACCAAAGTCAGGAGAGCCCTGAGACGAGGACTAAGCGTGAAGTACCTGGTACCTGATCCAGTGGTGGACTACATTCACAGCCACCAACTGTACAGTCCAGAGAGtgaggagaaaaacaaagatATAATCTTAGCGCCGTTACAGCGATACACACAAACCATGCCTGTTGACCCAATTTC GCACCACCAGGAGGAGGAGACAAAGTGTGAGGATGTGAACACTGTGAAAATTGTCAGGAAACAGAGTTTGGAGAGCAGAGAGGGAGTGCCTGTGAAGCAGGAGTCCCAGCCCACGAGTAATG ACGCTCCCCGGATAAAATTTATTTGTGGGGCCAATGTCCTGGAGTCCTTCAGCATCCCGAATCTCTGGAAACAAGAAGACATCACAGAGATTGTGGGGAAGTATGGCTTGGTGTGCATCACGAGGCAAGGCTACGATGTGGAGAAGTTTATTTACCAGTCTGATATCCTCTGGAAGTACAGGAACAACAATCACCTTGTGACGGTGTGCATGTCCAATGAAATCTCCAGCACTGGGGTCAGGAGAGCCCTGAGACGAGGGCTAAGCGTGAAGTACCATGTGCCTGATCCAGTGGTGGACTACATTCACAGCCACCATCT GATATGGGGTGGAGGCATCCTCAACATACCTCCCCCAGAGGAGGCAGTTATAAGGCTGTTTGGGGCT CAGTTCCTCCTCACTGTCACCATGCCCGCGAACTTCGGTGGTACCTGGGAGATGGTGAGCAATGTCAACTTGGAAGGCTACATGCTGGCGCTCG GTATTGACCCCACCATCCGCAAGATTGCGTTGAAGCTGAAACACAAGAAGGtggtggagcagaagggcaattACTTCATGGTGAAAACAATGAGCCCCTTCAGGAATTACACCTTTGATTTCCGTGTGGGCGAGGAGTTCGAGGAGCACACCAAAGGACTGGACAATCGGAAGTGCAAG TCTCTAGTGACATGGGAGAGTGACCACCTGGTGTGTGTGCAGAAAGGTGAGAAGAAGGATCGGGGTTGgacacactggatacaggacGACAAACTGTACCTG GAGTTGCGCTGTGAAGATCAGGTCTGCAGACAAGTCTTCAAGAAGCACCCATGA